A window of the Flavobacterium sangjuense genome harbors these coding sequences:
- the xrtF gene encoding exosortase family protein XrtF, translating to MKNLLLQYKPFLLFLGKFILSYLVLTFIYQSYLSRYNVKDFDVDFFTQAVADQSATVLSWIDSNSYTMPHQTEPTVKLFYKGKYISRIIEGCNALSVMILFISFVIAFTGKFKKTVLFIVFGIFLIHVLNIARIALLCVALYHFPQYEHLLHGVIFPLVIYGVVFLLWVIWINKYSFYATEVDKK from the coding sequence TTGAAGAATCTGCTGCTGCAATACAAACCTTTCTTGCTTTTTCTTGGAAAATTTATCTTGAGTTATTTGGTTTTGACCTTTATTTATCAAAGCTATCTAAGTCGTTATAATGTCAAAGATTTTGATGTGGATTTTTTTACACAAGCTGTAGCCGATCAATCTGCAACGGTTTTGTCCTGGATTGATTCCAATTCTTACACCATGCCGCATCAGACGGAACCGACAGTAAAATTGTTTTATAAAGGCAAATACATTTCCCGAATTATTGAAGGATGCAATGCTTTAAGTGTAATGATTTTATTCATCTCATTCGTAATTGCATTCACTGGAAAATTCAAGAAAACGGTTTTGTTTATAGTTTTCGGAATATTTTTGATTCACGTTTTGAACATTGCTCGGATTGCGCTTTTGTGCGTTGCGTTGTATCATTTTCCTCAATATGAGCATTTACTACACGGTGTAATTTTTCCATTAGTGATTTATGGAGTTGTATTTTTGTTATGGGTAATTTGGATTAATAAATATTCGTTCTATGCTACAGAAGTTGATAAGAAATAA
- a CDS encoding GAF domain-containing protein, whose protein sequence is MNFENLKPQVIALLSEANAERDIKLKNLCQLLTDNVDYYNWVGFYFANHENKTLHLGPYVGAETDHIVIPFGKGICGQVAESNQNFVVPDVTAQDNYIACSFTVKSEIVVPLFVNGKNIGQIDIDSHVIDPFTEADERFLEFVNQEVAKLF, encoded by the coding sequence ATGAATTTCGAAAACTTAAAACCACAAGTAATTGCATTACTTTCTGAAGCGAATGCTGAAAGAGATATCAAATTAAAAAACCTTTGCCAATTGCTTACTGACAATGTTGATTATTACAATTGGGTTGGATTTTATTTTGCCAATCATGAAAACAAAACGTTGCATCTAGGACCTTATGTTGGTGCTGAAACAGATCATATTGTCATTCCATTCGGAAAAGGAATTTGTGGGCAGGTAGCAGAATCAAACCAAAATTTTGTCGTTCCCGATGTTACTGCTCAGGATAATTATATTGCCTGCAGCTTTACCGTTAAGTCGGAAATTGTAGTACCGCTTTTTGTAAATGGAAAAAATATTGGGCAGATAGACATCGACAGTCACGTGATTGATCCTTTCACAGAAGCCGACGAACGGTTTTTAGAATTTGTAAATCAGGAAGTTGCCAAACTTTTTTAA
- the rpsO gene encoding 30S ribosomal protein S15, which translates to MYLSKDTKAEIFAKHGGKAENTGSAEGQIALFTFRISHLTEHLKKNRHDYNTERSLVLLVGKRRSLLDYLKKKDINRYREIIKELNIRK; encoded by the coding sequence ATGTATCTAAGTAAAGACACAAAAGCAGAAATCTTCGCTAAACACGGAGGAAAAGCAGAAAACACAGGATCTGCAGAAGGACAAATCGCATTGTTCACATTTAGAATCTCTCACTTAACTGAGCACTTGAAAAAAAATCGTCACGATTACAACACTGAGCGTTCGTTAGTACTTTTGGTAGGTAAAAGAAGAAGTCTTCTTGACTACTTGAAGAAAAAAGATATCAACAGATATCGTGAGATCATCAAAGAATTGAATATTAGAAAATAG